The Fusobacterium sp. FSA-380-WT-3A genome has a window encoding:
- a CDS encoding amidohydrolase, which produces MKLFKNGKIYTMDRENKIVDSILVEEGKIVGIGREEELIKKLNGGEIIDLEGKTVIPAFNDSHVHFVNYGYNKKKIPLYSCRSVEDVVKIGKEKFTVYGGWVLGRGWNQDLFIGEKRMPTREDLDKISTEYPICFTRTCGHVAVVNTKALEVCGITKDTKCSGGDVDYEKGTFSENGLYLVYSHIPSPSLEELKTMLVETQEEFFSMGITSVQTDDFETFPDKDFAKIIKAYTELEKEGKLKIKVTEQCLFPEIEKIKRFNELGYTFGYGSKNFRIGPIKLLLDGSLGGKTAFLQKPYIDNDKNYGIATYTIEEFEKVVTLADSLGYQVAVHAIGDGAIKMCVDAFEKLPNLNNKRHGIVHCQITTNELMERMKKLNILAYIQPIFLDYDLHIVEDRVGYERSLETYAWNTMRKLNIPMAFGSDSPVDTADVIKALHCAVNRQDISFRPAEKWLPNEALPIVDAIKYYTVGGAFASFEENLKGTIEVGKLADFVVLSENIIEIHSEDILKIKIDTTVVEGNIVYNRK; this is translated from the coding sequence ATGAAATTATTTAAGAATGGTAAAATTTATACAATGGATAGAGAAAATAAAATAGTAGATTCTATTTTAGTAGAAGAGGGAAAAATTGTAGGAATAGGAAGAGAAGAAGAATTAATAAAAAAATTAAATGGTGGAGAAATAATAGATTTAGAGGGAAAAACTGTTATACCTGCTTTTAATGATAGCCATGTTCATTTTGTAAATTATGGATATAATAAGAAAAAAATTCCTTTATATTCTTGTAGAAGTGTAGAAGATGTAGTAAAAATTGGAAAAGAGAAGTTTACTGTATATGGTGGTTGGGTATTAGGAAGAGGATGGAACCAAGATTTATTTATTGGTGAAAAAAGAATGCCAACAAGAGAAGATTTAGATAAAATATCAACAGAATATCCAATTTGCTTTACAAGAACTTGTGGACATGTGGCAGTAGTAAATACAAAAGCTTTAGAAGTATGTGGAATTACTAAAGATACAAAATGTAGTGGTGGAGATGTAGATTATGAAAAAGGAACTTTTAGTGAAAATGGTTTATATTTAGTTTATTCTCATATTCCAAGTCCATCATTAGAAGAATTAAAAACTATGTTAGTGGAAACTCAAGAGGAATTTTTCTCTATGGGAATTACATCTGTACAAACTGATGACTTTGAAACTTTCCCAGATAAAGATTTTGCAAAAATTATAAAAGCCTATACAGAATTAGAAAAAGAGGGAAAATTAAAAATAAAAGTTACTGAACAATGTCTTTTCCCAGAGATTGAAAAAATAAAAAGATTTAATGAGCTTGGATATACTTTTGGATATGGAAGTAAAAATTTTAGAATAGGGCCTATAAAACTTTTATTAGATGGTTCTTTAGGAGGAAAAACAGCATTTTTGCAAAAACCATATATAGATAATGATAAAAATTATGGAATAGCTACTTATACTATAGAAGAATTTGAAAAAGTTGTAACTTTAGCAGATTCATTAGGATATCAAGTTGCTGTTCATGCTATAGGTGATGGAGCTATAAAAATGTGTGTTGATGCTTTTGAAAAGTTACCAAACTTAAATAATAAAAGACATGGAATAGTTCACTGTCAAATTACTACAAATGAGTTAATGGAAAGAATGAAAAAATTAAATATTTTAGCATATATTCAACCTATATTTTTAGATTATGATTTACATATTGTAGAAGATAGAGTAGGATATGAAAGAAGTTTAGAAACTTATGCATGGAATACAATGAGAAAATTAAATATTCCAATGGCTTTTGGTTCTGATTCTCCTGTAGATACTGCTGATGTAATAAAAGCTTTACATTGTGCTGTAAATAGACAAGATATAAGCTTTAGACCAGCAGAAAAATGGTTACCTAATGAAGCATTGCCAATAGTAGATGCTATTAAATATTATACAGTAGGTGGAGCCTTTGCCTCTTTTGAAGAAAATTTAAAAGGAACTATTGAAGTAGGAAAATTAGCTGATTTTGTTGTACTTAGTGAAAATATCATAGAAATTCATTCAGAAGATATTTTAAAAATTAAAATTGATACAACAGTTGTAGAAGGAAATATAGTTTATAATAGAAAATAA
- the carB gene encoding carbamoyl-phosphate synthase large subunit has translation MLDKSIKKTLVIGSGPIIIGQAAEFDYSGTQACETLKKEGIEVVLINSNPATIMTDKAVADRIYIEPITAEFIEKVIAKERPDSILAGMGGQTALNLAVELEEKGILEKYGVRILGTPIQAIKRGEDRELFREAMEKIGEPIIKSKIVESLEEGYEVAREIGYPVVVRPAYTLGGTGGGFAHNPKELEEILLKGLSLSRVGQVLIEKSILGWKEIEYEVIRDKNGNTITVCNMENIDPVGIHTGDSIVVAPSQTLSDREYQMLRTSAMKIVNEIGVVGGCNVQFALHPKSFKYAIIEINPRVSRSSALASKATGYPIARVATRLSLGYLLDEVKNEVTEKTFACFEPTLDYIVVKIPKWPFDKFKNAKKTLGTKMMATGEVMAIGNNFEAAFLKGVRSLEIGRYNLEHPAVKKMTMEQLKEAVVKPDDIRIFIVAEMLRRGYIKEKLQKLTGIDKFFMEKIEWLVRQEEILKKMKYGELDYKFLKNLKKKGFSDKGIAELMGVTEHDIEKKRKELGIKPVYKMVDTCAGEFAADSSYYYSTYDDFDEVEVENKRKVIVIGSGPIRIGQGIEFDYCTVHAVKALKKLGIESIIINNNPETVSTDFSTADRLYFEPLILEDVMNIIEKEKPEGVILQFGGQTAIKLANDLARKGIKIIGTSAEKIDEAEDREKFEAMMEELDIKRPKGRAVWDVAHGIEIANEIKYPVLVRPSYVLGGQGMEICHDEYNLVKYLESSFDRDPENPVLIDKYLNGIELEVDAICDGEEVLIPGIMEHLERAGVHSGDSITIYPQQNLYEGTEEKVLEITKKISKALETKGMMNIQFIAYENELYVIEVNPRSSRTVPYISKISGLPVIEIATRVILGESLESIGYGTGIYKKPNLIAVKVPVFSTEKLSEVEVSLGPEMRSTGEVLGVGHTVDEAIYKGLLGGKRVNKVSGRKILLTIRDKDKDEFLPIAKELSELGCQLFATAGTNKYLQEHGIKSEVVRRIGEEEPNILTILMNKKVDLLINTPTKANDAQRDGFKMRRTATEYGVEVLTSIDTLKAVIKMEKKHLEEDKLEVFDISRI, from the coding sequence ATGTTAGATAAAAGTATAAAGAAAACATTAGTAATAGGTTCAGGACCAATTATAATAGGGCAAGCTGCTGAATTTGACTATTCAGGAACTCAAGCATGTGAAACACTAAAGAAAGAAGGGATTGAAGTTGTACTTATTAACTCAAACCCAGCTACAATAATGACAGATAAAGCTGTTGCAGACAGAATATATATAGAGCCAATCACAGCTGAATTTATAGAAAAAGTAATTGCAAAAGAAAGACCAGACTCAATTCTTGCTGGAATGGGAGGACAAACAGCTCTAAACTTAGCTGTTGAATTAGAAGAAAAAGGAATTCTTGAAAAATATGGAGTAAGAATTTTAGGAACACCTATCCAAGCAATAAAAAGAGGAGAAGATAGAGAACTATTTAGAGAAGCAATGGAAAAAATAGGAGAGCCTATTATCAAAAGTAAAATAGTTGAGTCTTTAGAAGAGGGATATGAAGTTGCTAGAGAAATTGGATATCCAGTAGTTGTAAGACCTGCTTATACATTAGGAGGAACAGGTGGAGGATTTGCTCACAATCCAAAAGAATTAGAGGAAATCTTGTTAAAAGGATTAAGTCTTTCAAGAGTTGGACAAGTATTAATAGAAAAATCTATACTTGGATGGAAAGAGATAGAATATGAAGTAATAAGAGATAAAAATGGAAATACAATTACAGTATGTAACATGGAAAATATCGACCCAGTTGGAATACATACAGGAGATTCAATAGTTGTTGCTCCATCTCAAACTTTATCAGATAGAGAATATCAAATGCTTAGAACTTCAGCTATGAAAATAGTAAATGAAATTGGAGTTGTTGGAGGATGTAACGTACAATTTGCTCTTCATCCAAAATCTTTCAAATATGCAATAATTGAAATTAACCCAAGAGTATCTAGGTCATCAGCTTTAGCATCAAAAGCTACAGGATATCCAATAGCAAGAGTTGCTACAAGATTATCATTAGGATATTTATTAGATGAGGTAAAAAATGAAGTAACTGAAAAAACTTTTGCTTGTTTTGAGCCTACATTAGACTATATAGTTGTAAAAATTCCTAAATGGCCATTTGATAAATTCAAAAATGCTAAGAAAACTTTAGGAACAAAAATGATGGCTACTGGAGAAGTTATGGCAATTGGAAATAACTTTGAAGCAGCTTTCTTAAAAGGTGTTAGATCTCTAGAAATTGGAAGATATAACTTAGAGCATCCAGCTGTTAAGAAAATGACTATGGAACAATTAAAAGAAGCTGTTGTTAAACCAGATGACATCAGAATTTTCATAGTTGCTGAAATGTTAAGAAGAGGATATATAAAAGAAAAATTACAAAAATTAACAGGAATAGATAAATTCTTCATGGAAAAAATCGAATGGCTTGTAAGACAAGAAGAGATTTTAAAGAAAATGAAATATGGAGAATTAGATTATAAATTCTTGAAAAACTTAAAGAAAAAAGGATTCTCAGATAAGGGAATTGCTGAATTAATGGGTGTTACAGAACACGACATTGAAAAGAAAAGAAAAGAGTTAGGAATTAAACCAGTTTACAAAATGGTTGATACTTGTGCAGGAGAGTTTGCTGCAGATTCATCTTATTACTATTCAACTTATGATGATTTTGATGAAGTAGAAGTAGAAAATAAAAGAAAAGTTATAGTTATAGGTTCAGGACCAATAAGAATTGGACAAGGAATAGAATTTGACTATTGTACAGTTCATGCTGTAAAAGCTTTAAAGAAATTAGGAATTGAAAGTATAATTATAAACAATAACCCAGAAACAGTTTCAACAGACTTCTCTACAGCTGATAGATTATATTTTGAACCATTAATATTAGAAGATGTTATGAATATAATTGAAAAAGAAAAACCAGAAGGAGTTATACTTCAATTTGGAGGACAAACTGCTATAAAATTAGCTAATGACCTTGCTAGAAAAGGAATAAAAATCATAGGAACTTCTGCTGAAAAAATAGATGAAGCTGAAGACAGAGAAAAATTTGAAGCTATGATGGAAGAATTAGATATAAAAAGACCAAAAGGAAGAGCAGTTTGGGATGTAGCTCATGGAATTGAAATAGCTAATGAAATTAAATATCCAGTACTTGTAAGACCTTCTTATGTATTAGGAGGACAAGGAATGGAAATTTGTCATGATGAATATAACTTAGTAAAATACTTAGAGTCATCTTTTGATAGAGACCCTGAAAATCCAGTATTAATAGATAAATATTTAAATGGTATTGAATTAGAAGTAGACGCAATCTGTGACGGAGAGGAAGTATTAATTCCTGGAATTATGGAACACTTAGAGAGAGCTGGAGTTCACTCTGGAGACTCTATTACAATCTATCCTCAACAAAACTTATATGAGGGAACAGAAGAAAAAGTATTAGAAATCACTAAGAAAATTTCAAAAGCTTTAGAAACTAAAGGTATGATGAACATTCAATTTATAGCATATGAAAATGAATTATATGTTATAGAAGTTAACCCAAGATCATCAAGAACAGTTCCATACATTTCTAAAATTTCAGGATTACCTGTTATAGAAATAGCTACAAGAGTAATTTTAGGAGAAAGCTTAGAAAGTATAGGATATGGAACAGGAATTTATAAAAAACCTAATTTAATTGCTGTAAAAGTACCAGTATTCTCTACAGAAAAATTATCAGAAGTAGAAGTATCATTAGGACCTGAAATGAGATCAACAGGAGAAGTTTTAGGAGTTGGACATACAGTAGATGAAGCAATTTATAAAGGATTATTAGGTGGAAAAAGAGTTAATAAAGTTTCAGGAAGAAAGATTTTATTAACAATAAGAGATAAAGATAAAGATGAGTTCTTACCTATAGCTAAAGAGTTATCTGAACTTGGTTGCCAATTATTTGCAACTGCTGGAACTAATAAATATTTACAAGAGCATGGAATTAAATCAGAAGTTGTAAGAAGAATAGGAGAAGAAGAGCCAAATATCTTAACTATCCTTATGAATAAGAAAGTTGATTTATTAATCAACACTCCAACTAAAGCAAATGATGCTCAAAGAGATGGATTTAAAATGAGAAGAACAGCTACAGAATATGGTGTAGAAGTATTAACTTCTATTGATACATTAAAAGCTGTTATAAAAATGGAGAAAAAACATCTTGAAGAGGATAAACTAGAAGTATTTGATATTTCTAGAATTTAA
- a CDS encoding carbamoyl phosphate synthase small subunit, with amino-acid sequence MKGKLILENGQVFEGKIFGELKGTVGEIVFNTGMTGYQELLTDPSYCGQIVVMTYPMIGNYGINLEDMESDVSRLKGFIIKEDAKLPNNFRCEMTLDGFLRQNNVVAFKGVDTRQLVKIIREQGAMKAIITPEDLTAKEIQEKFDNFSNKEAVKEVSTKEIYEIPGDGLRIGVMDFGVKRNILRNFSKRGCHLVVFPWDTKAEEILSYNLDGVFLSNGPGDPADLGNVIEEIKKLVGKLPITAICLGHQLLAWTLGGSTTKLKYGHRGGNHPVKDLDRNRIYITSQNHGYVVDKVPADMRVTHINLNDNSVEGMKSEKYNIMCVQYHPEAWPGPQDSEYLFDEFVELMKKGM; translated from the coding sequence ATGAAAGGAAAATTGATTCTTGAAAACGGACAAGTTTTTGAGGGAAAAATTTTTGGAGAGTTAAAAGGTACTGTAGGAGAAATCGTTTTTAATACTGGAATGACAGGATATCAAGAACTTTTAACAGATCCTTCATACTGTGGTCAAATTGTTGTAATGACATATCCAATGATAGGAAACTATGGAATCAATTTAGAGGATATGGAGTCTGATGTATCAAGATTAAAAGGGTTTATCATTAAAGAAGACGCTAAATTACCAAATAACTTTAGATGTGAAATGACTCTTGATGGATTCTTAAGACAAAATAATGTAGTTGCATTTAAAGGGGTAGATACAAGACAATTAGTAAAAATCATAAGAGAACAAGGAGCTATGAAAGCTATAATAACTCCTGAAGATTTAACAGCAAAAGAGATACAAGAAAAATTTGATAATTTTTCAAATAAAGAAGCAGTAAAAGAAGTAAGTACAAAAGAAATCTATGAAATTCCTGGAGATGGGTTAAGAATAGGAGTTATGGATTTTGGTGTTAAAAGAAATATATTAAGAAATTTTTCAAAAAGAGGGTGTCATTTAGTAGTATTCCCATGGGATACAAAAGCTGAAGAAATATTAAGTTATAATTTAGATGGAGTATTTTTATCAAATGGACCTGGAGACCCTGCTGATTTAGGAAATGTAATAGAAGAAATTAAAAAATTAGTTGGAAAATTACCAATTACAGCAATATGTTTAGGACATCAATTACTTGCTTGGACATTAGGAGGTTCTACAACAAAATTAAAATATGGACATAGAGGTGGAAATCATCCAGTTAAAGATTTAGATAGAAATAGAATTTATATCACTTCTCAAAATCATGGATATGTAGTTGATAAAGTTCCAGCAGATATGAGAGTTACTCATATAAACTTAAATGATAATTCTGTAGAGGGAATGAAAAGTGAAAAATATAATATAATGTGTGTTCAATACCACCCAGAAGCATGGCCTGGACCACAAGATTCTGAATATTTATTTGATGAATTTGTAGAATTAATGAAAAAAGGAATGTAA
- a CDS encoding UvrD-helicase domain-containing protein, whose product MKFLIRETFFKNIKKEKINYIEKNLLYFYEEILKNINNIREIPKGFWIKKLKGVENRFEFRINNGDRVFFSLDKRKDEEEKITFILYSSHDRGVKKGKNAEINNLEEFSINKNEFIEENEEIPQEVYLDYSQVISYEVTEDGEFSKVGSDKNIYYYYYLNDEQYEALKEPTPLLVAGSAGSGKSTITIRKILNLEEYQEFYGIKKIGYFTGNALLKDTIKEQYQIFRKKDVPKITDFYTPREYYKKTLGIDTRKIVRLKKFKEFISFSFPNRKKLGIEDFNIYFEIMGILKGLMSKGSTDNWEKDLTSKLMSLENYLNLNKNYSLLDDESKKIIYKIAEKYEEWKDENNLYDMNDLAVRAIKNQPQYDFIIVDEIQDFTEVEIYFMLSLLKDKRNILLAGDIHQMINFNSFSFERLRNYYFKNNLQNTEVVLSKNYRNSKSIVELANFLTELRKEYIGNLGVKDYKENFIVDRGSITVIPPDYDLLKKVQTDVKFAIIVSSKEEKYKLDKFSDIHMRVFSVDEVKGLEYDNVVCLNLATTNLFAWEKIFNKDVKRDQRYRKYFNLFYVGITRSRKNLIIMEEKISGNKLLEKIKDFITISDNSDKEKINRKINKEIHHSNKEEWLQEGIRLYNVENYEEAQKAFEMAGYPTWILEKNIEEDIENGDYKLALEKINKNNLDKKKKHYENLIIDTLLKKEDYIKTLIYIVEILDTPYKYNEVKRIFTEKLEEGVFSKKELDRAIAIFSKKQENNILGDIYSKQNNYLLAINFYKKASNFAGIAKMRKKILEENFNKVENYFEKINIVENLLGKKDINSFDKNKLTPIFNSLKYQDMDILDMLIYLGAKYNGKVQGKYDILTYISKENYSKSIELYRYFLDKGYEYIFDSKVETPMEFSLKNKNRELTEFILKSKIIKDDYTSLDTNPIDLCAELYEIKYFKIFMKKLDLEKINDRIIEKLFQFVLGLTPDNNIQTRKKELMKKIYIRIVSEKYPDLKERLKKIVKEREEQEKNLDKK is encoded by the coding sequence TTTTAAAAAATATAAATAATATAAGAGAAATTCCAAAAGGTTTTTGGATAAAAAAATTAAAAGGTGTAGAAAATAGATTTGAATTTAGGATAAATAACGGGGATAGAGTATTTTTTTCTTTAGATAAAAGAAAAGATGAAGAGGAGAAAATAACTTTTATATTATACTCTTCTCATGATAGAGGAGTAAAAAAAGGAAAAAATGCTGAGATTAATAATTTAGAAGAATTTTCTATAAATAAAAATGAATTTATAGAAGAAAATGAAGAGATACCTCAAGAAGTGTATTTAGATTATAGCCAAGTTATCAGTTATGAAGTTACAGAAGATGGAGAGTTCTCTAAGGTAGGAAGTGATAAAAATATATATTATTATTACTATTTAAATGATGAGCAGTATGAAGCTTTAAAAGAACCGACTCCTTTACTTGTAGCTGGAAGTGCTGGTAGTGGAAAATCTACAATTACAATTAGAAAAATTTTAAATCTTGAAGAGTATCAAGAATTTTATGGAATAAAAAAAATAGGATATTTTACAGGAAATGCTCTTTTAAAAGATACTATTAAGGAGCAATATCAAATATTTAGAAAAAAAGATGTACCTAAGATAACTGATTTTTACACACCAAGAGAATATTATAAAAAGACTTTGGGGATAGATACTAGAAAAATAGTCCGTCTAAAAAAATTTAAGGAGTTTATCTCCTTTTCTTTTCCAAATAGAAAAAAATTAGGAATAGAAGATTTTAATATCTATTTTGAAATTATGGGGATATTAAAAGGGCTTATGAGTAAAGGGAGTACAGATAATTGGGAGAAAGATTTAACTTCTAAACTTATGTCTTTGGAAAATTATTTAAATTTAAATAAGAATTATTCATTATTAGATGATGAATCTAAAAAAATTATATATAAAATAGCTGAAAAATATGAAGAGTGGAAAGATGAAAATAATCTTTACGATATGAATGATTTAGCTGTTAGGGCTATAAAAAATCAACCTCAATATGATTTTATAATTGTTGATGAAATTCAAGATTTTACAGAAGTAGAAATATATTTTATGTTAAGTCTTTTAAAAGATAAAAGAAATATATTGTTAGCTGGAGATATACATCAAATGATAAATTTCAACTCTTTTAGTTTTGAAAGACTTAGAAATTATTATTTTAAAAATAATCTTCAAAATACAGAAGTAGTTCTTAGTAAAAACTATAGAAATTCTAAAAGTATAGTTGAACTTGCCAACTTTTTAACAGAACTTAGAAAAGAATATATAGGAAATTTAGGAGTAAAAGATTATAAAGAAAACTTTATAGTTGATAGGGGAAGTATAACAGTTATTCCTCCAGATTATGATTTGTTAAAGAAAGTTCAAACTGATGTTAAATTTGCTATAATAGTTTCTTCTAAAGAGGAGAAATATAAATTGGATAAATTTTCAGATATTCATATGAGGGTTTTTAGTGTAGATGAAGTAAAAGGATTAGAATATGATAATGTAGTTTGTCTAAACTTAGCTACTACAAATCTTTTTGCTTGGGAAAAAATATTTAATAAAGATGTAAAAAGAGACCAGAGATATAGAAAATATTTTAATCTTTTTTATGTGGGGATTACAAGGTCAAGAAAAAATCTTATTATTATGGAGGAGAAAATCTCTGGAAATAAACTTTTAGAGAAAATAAAAGATTTTATAACAATATCAGATAATAGTGATAAGGAAAAAATAAACAGAAAGATAAATAAAGAGATTCATCATTCAAATAAAGAGGAATGGTTACAAGAGGGAATTAGATTATATAATGTAGAAAACTATGAAGAAGCCCAAAAGGCTTTTGAAATGGCAGGATATCCTACTTGGATACTAGAAAAAAATATAGAGGAAGATATAGAAAATGGAGATTATAAACTAGCTTTAGAAAAGATTAATAAAAATAATCTTGATAAAAAGAAAAAACATTATGAGAATTTAATAATTGATACTTTGTTAAAAAAAGAAGATTATATAAAAACTCTTATATATATAGTAGAAATTTTAGATACTCCATATAAATATAATGAAGTAAAAAGAATATTTACTGAAAAATTAGAAGAGGGGGTATTTAGTAAAAAAGAGTTAGATAGAGCCATAGCAATTTTTAGTAAAAAACAAGAGAATAATATATTAGGAGATATATATAGTAAACAAAATAATTATTTATTAGCTATAAATTTTTATAAAAAAGCCTCTAATTTTGCTGGAATTGCTAAAATGAGAAAGAAAATTTTAGAGGAAAATTTTAATAAAGTAGAGAATTATTTTGAAAAAATTAATATAGTAGAAAACTTATTAGGGAAGAAGGATATAAATTCTTTTGATAAAAATAAACTTACTCCAATTTTTAATAGTTTAAAATATCAAGATATGGATATTTTAGATATGCTTATATATTTAGGTGCTAAATATAATGGGAAAGTACAAGGGAAATATGATATTTTAACTTATATTTCTAAAGAAAATTATTCTAAATCTATAGAATTGTATAGATATTTTTTAGATAAGGGATATGAGTATATATTTGATTCTAAAGTAGAAACTCCTATGGAATTTTCCTTAAAAAATAAAAATAGAGAGCTAACTGAATTTATTTTAAAATCAAAAATAATAAAAGATGATTATACCAGCTTAGATACCAATCCTATTGACTTATGTGCTGAATTATATGAGATTAAATATTTTAAAATTTTTATGAAAAAACTTGATTTAGAAAAAATAAATGATAGAATAATAGAAAAACTATTTCAGTTTGTATTAGGTCTAACTCCTGATAATAATATTCAAACAAGAAAAAAAGAATTGATGAAAAAAATTTATATTAGAATAGTTAGTGAAAAATATCCTGATTTAAAAGAAAGATTAAAAAAAATTGTAAAAGAGAGGGAAGAACAGGAAAAAAACCTTGACAAAAAATAG